AAGCAGATACTTTATTTTTACTTTTTTTACTTTAACATACGAGTGTAAAAAATATATGAAATTTTAGTTAATTATAAGTGAAAAATAATATACACTATTATTACTACATCTATTGACATAAAGTATTTCATAAGGTATAAAGAGAATAAGATATCTAATAAAAAGAAAAGGGGGTAAATTATGTCAGATATTTCAAAAATATTATTAGAAAAATCTAAAAAACGACGTACTTATCGTCAATTTTTAGAAGAACCTGTAGATATTGATATAATCAAAGATTGTATTATGACAGCTGCCACTGCTCCCAGTGGTGCTGATAAGCAGCCTTGGCATTTTTCAATAATTATTGATCCAGTTATGAAAGAAAAAATAAGAGAAGAGAGTGAAAAAATAGAAAAAGAATTTTATGACTCTAAAATCACTAAGGAATGGCAAGAAGATTTAAATAAATTGACACTTACATGGAAAAAGCCTTTCCTCACTCAGGCTCCTTGTCTTATTGTCATATTTAAAGAATTTTATAAAGAAAATAGTGATGGAACTTTAGATAAAAATTACTATGTTAATGAATCTATTGGTATTTCAATTGGTTTTCTTATTAATGCACTTCATAATGCTGGATATGCCAGTCTTACATATACACCAGCTCCTATGATGTTTTTAAGAGATTTACTTAAAAGACCTTCAGGTGAAACTCCAGTAATGATACTAGTTGTTGGAAAACCTGATCCAAGTTATTCACTTCCCCTTTTAACTAAAAAAACTTTTGAAGAAATAGCTGAAATAATTTAAAATATTTTTAGTCTATTATAGGCTTTAAGCTTAATAAAATAAAAAATTATTATAAATTTGAACTATAGTAGTCATTAAAAAATAGAATTATAAGTTATCATTTAAAATTGTATTTTAATTTATTTAAAATAGCTTAACTTAAATAAATACCAAATAGAAAAAGAAGCTCTATAAATCAGTAAAATAAATTACTAATTTGCAGCAGCTTCTTTATTTTTTATTTTATCACTTTTATAATTTCGTCATTTTTATATCTCACTTTTTTCTCTTCTTTTCCATCAGAGGTATAAAAAATTACAACTCCTTCTGCCTTTCCATTCTTGTAATTTTTTTCAAACATGAGCTGTCCATTCTTATAATATTCTTTATGACTTCCTTCTAGTTTTCCATCTTTATAATGACTTTCATCTGCAATTTCTCCAGTCATATAATAACTTTTATAGCTTCCATTTTTTTTACCATCTTTATATGAAGTTTCTATATTTAACTGTCCATTGTTATAATATTGCTTATATATTCCTTCCTGTTTCCCATCTTTATATTTTGTTTCACTATAAAGCTGACCATTTTCATAATAAACTTTATATTCTCCCCTTATTTTATTTTCTTCCATATTAGCTTCAATATTTAGATTTCCATTTTCATAGTACTTTTTATAAAGTCCTTCTTTTTTCTCATTTTTTATATTGGCTTCAATGCTAATATTACCATTCTCATGATACTCTTTAAAAAGTCCATCTATTTTCCCATTTTTAAAATTTGCTTCATATTTTAAATTGCCATTTTCTATATATAATTTATAAAGACCATCTTTCTTCCCTTTTTTATATTCAGTTTCACTTTTTATTTTACCATCTTCATAATATTCTTTAAATACTCCATCAGGCTTATTATCCTTAAAATATTTTTCACTTGATAACTGACCATTTTCATAGTATTTTTTTTGTTCACCATCTAGATGATTATCTTTGTAGTTCCACTCATTTTGAATTTGTCCATCTTTGTAGTATTCTCTTACTATCCCTTCAAGTTTTCCATCTTTATATTGAGAATCCATTTTCATTTGACCATTTTCATATTTAGATATAATTTTTCCAGTAAATGGCTTTTTCTCATTTTCAACATACACTATCCCATTTTTTTCTTGCTTTTTAGATATATCTACTTCTTTTGGACCACCACACCCAAATAAAAAAATTGTCAAAAATACTGCTGCCAGTTTGTTTTTCATGGCTTCCCTCCATAAACATTATTATTTGTATTATATCATAAATTTTCAAAATAATATCTCATCTTTTATAAATTTAAAACCCCAGATATTTTATTCTGGGGTTTTTACAAACTATTTTTTATTATTTCTTTAATTTCTTTTAATTTCTCTTTATCTTTTTCTATTCTTTTTTTAATTTTTCTGCTTCATCTTTTAAACCTTTTTTAGTTCCTTATTGCATTCCTCTATATCTTTTTTTAAAGAGTCTAGATTTTTTTTCAATTCTTCAACTATTTTATCAGTTTCTTCTGAAATTTCTTCCTTAGTTTTAGAAGCAAGATCTTTAACTTTTACTCCAATTTCTTTTTCATTTAAAAATACCTTCAATGTTTCATCAGAAGAAACACTTGGTTTCAGCCTAAGCATTTCTACATTTCCATCATAAGGAACATATATAATTATATCTTTTTCTGACTCCTCTTTTTTATCTCTTTTTCTTTGATTTTTACTTCTTTAACATAGTACTTGTCAAAATATTCTCCCATTTTTTCTTCAATAAATCCTTTTAATTCTCCACTAGTTAAATCATTTGCATTTTCAGCAATTTCACATCCAAAAGCTTTTATAGCTTCTTCTCTTTTTTCTCTGAATAATCATCAAATTTTTTGTTTGAAAAGGCATGGAATTCTTCATGTTTCATAATATCACTCCTCCTAAAATTTATTATAATTCTATTTTAATTCTTAATTTAAATGAAACACCTCAAAATTTTAAATACTCTTATCTACTATATCATTTAATAAATAAAACTATATCTTTGAAAACAATCCAGACTTTTATTTTCTTGTACTAAATATTCAATTGCAAATACAAATTTCCTCTATTATTAATTAATATTTTTTCGTCATACAACAATTTTTTCTCCAAAATTTATTCTTAAATTTTTAAATTTAAAGTTTAAATTATATAAGCTTTAATTTACTTAGTAAATTAACTATGCTATAATATTCTTTGATATATAAACAGGAGGCAGGTAATGATAAAAAAAAGTAAAAAAAATACTGTATTTAAAGTTGAAGAAAAAAATGAATTAATGAACTTTTTAATAGAAAAAATGCCAGAAAAAAGTCGTACAAGTATAAAATCACTTCTTACTAAAAGAAAGGTTTTTGTAGGAAATGATGTTGTTTCTCAATATAATCACCCTCTTCTTCCAGGTCAGACAGTAACTGTTGATTGGGGAAAAGTGACTATTGAAACAGTTATGAAAGGAGTTTCTGTCATTTATGAAGATGATGATATTCTTGTAGTAGAAAAAGAAAATGGAATTCTTTCTATTGCTACTAATAATGAAAGAGAAAAAACTGCATATAATATATTGAAAGACTATTTAAAAAATAAAGACCCTAAAAATAAAATATTTGTTGTACATCGTTTAGATAGAGATACTTCTGGAATCATGATATTTGCTAAAACAGAGAAGGCTCAAGATATACTCCAAACTACTTGGAATGATTCTGTAAAAGAAAGAACATATATTGCTCTAGTTGAAGGAACGGTTCAAAAAGAAAAAGACACTATAATATCTTATTTACAAGAAAATAGAGCTTTTATAACTTATTCAAGTCAGAATCCTAAAGATGGTAAAAAAGCTATTTCTCACTATAAAGTTTTGAAAAAGAATAAAAATTATTCTCTTCTTGAAGTAAACATAGAAACTGGAAGAAAAAATCAAATTCGTGTACATATGCAAGATATTGGTCATAGTGTAGTTGGAGATAAAAAGTATGGTTCTGGTAAAAGTCCTATCAATCGTTTAGGGCTACATGCCAATACTATCGTTTTTGTTCATCCTATTACTAAAAAAGTCTTACATTTCTCAAGTAAAATTCCTTCGGTTTTTACAAAAATATTTAATTAAAAAAAATGTTGACTTTTTTTAATAAATGTTATATTATAATTGAGTACCCAGCCTGGGTGGCGGAACGGTAGACGCGACGGACTCAAAATCCGTTTCCTGTTAAAGGAGTGAGGGTTCAAGTCCCTCCCTAGGCACCAGACATAGCCCCACTATTGAAATATAGTAGCTATGAAAATTATATATATTAGTAATGCCTCTGGATCAAATGATCTGAGGCCTTTTTTTAACTTGAAAAATTAGTATAAAGTGGCAAGGGGAAGGAAAATGTATAATATTTTTATTTTATTGTATTATTTTTCTACTGTTCGATTCAGTAAAAGGGAGGATGCATATGCAACTTTTTCTAAACTTTATTAGCTTGGTATCAGGATTAATAACGATTTTTGATAAAGTTTCTTTCCTTTTGGGTAGCGAGGGGTTATATCCCTTGGCCAGTTTATATTAATTAAAAGAAAAGAGAAGAAATTAATCTTCTCTTTTTTGATAGTAAATAATAGCCCTTACCCTTTCAAAGCTCTTTAAAATCAATTTTATGAGGTATTTTTTTAAATTCTGCCTGTAGACTTATACAAATATATTAATAATAAAGCTACTATTATAAATATAATCCTTTCACTCCAAGAATCTTCCATTAAATCTCCAATTGCTCTTTTAATTCCTTCAATAATAGCCCAGACCATTGCTAGTAAAAACATAATATACAAAAAAATTTTCAAATCTTTCCAACTAAAATGAAGCTAAAACTAAATTAGATCTTCTTGTTAATAGAATAGAAGAAATAGAAGGAGAATAAAAAGTCTCCTTTGCTTTATATTAGTTTTACTGATATAAATATTTTCTATCCTCTAATACATTAAAAAGGCCTTTCTATTATGAAAAGCCTTTTATATAATTTTAATATAACATATACTTTTATTTTTGTGAATACAAAAAATATTTTCATTGATATATTATTCTTAAAAATTTAATTTTTATATATTATTTTTATAAAAAATAATATAGTTTCTCTTACAATTTAATTTCTGTGAATAAAAGCTTTCTCTCTTAATGGAACTTTTGTTATATATTTGAAAAAAATATATTATCTCATTTTTATAAATTTTTAGAATTTATATGTAAGCCCTAGAGAAACTACATAATTACTATTTTTAATACCTGATAAATTTTTAATACCATTGATTTTTTCTCCATCTTCAGTTATAAAATCAGTAGTTGATTTCTTTTTATGAAAATATTTAGAATACTCTACAGTTCCATTTATATCAATAGATGGAGTAATTGGATACTTAGCTACAAATTTAATCCCTAAATTTTTCATATTTTTATATTTTTCTTTATCTTCCATAGGTCCTCTTTCAAGATGTCTATCTTTAGCCTTTGCTTTTCCATATAAACTACCTTTAACTTCAAAGCCTAAAACTAGTTTTTCATAAGTATATGAAACACCATATCCTATATATGGTGTAAAAAACTTTTGTGAATATTTTATACTTTTTTTCGAATAATCATCTTTCATGATATCAACAGAACCATCCAGTGAATAGTTATATTGATCTCCACCTTTAGCATAAAATTTAAAATAATCATATTTAAATCCTAATATAGGTCCAGACTTTAAATTTTCACTATGATTAAACCAATATCTAATATTTGTATCAAACATAAAAAGATTATCTACATAGTTTTTATTGTCACTAAAGTTTGAAAGCTTCCCATAGTCATTCGGAGTAGCTCCATCTTCTGCATCATCAGACGAATACCAATCATAATCTTTCATCCTTCCACTAGAATTAGAGCCAAAATTTTTCTTTAAACCAATTTGAAATTCCGTATTACCTTGTATATGTGTATAATCAACTATAAAAACTGGAATATTTTTAATTTTCCAATCTAAATAACTGACTTTTTCTCCTGTTTCTGGAACATAAACATATTCTCCTGCTTTACCATTAACAGTTCCCAAAGAAAAATTTAAAGTATTATTTGATTGTGCAAAAACTCCTGTTGAAATACAAGTAAATAAAATTAAAACTTCTTTTTTTAACATAATTACCTCCTAAAAATTTTATAAACTATTTAAAAAGAAACTTTAATAAAGTCTATTTTTAATTACAAATTATAAGGTTTCTATTGAAGAAATCATTACTAAAATTACAAAAACAATTCTCTATACTTTTTGATTTTAACATATAAAAAATAATTAAATATAAAAATACACATTCTTTTATGTTACATGCACAAAAATAATTTTTATATACACAAATATTTCATTATTTAACTACTATGATTAAAATAAATATCATATTTTTATCTACTTTATCAAATAATCAGACATTCTTCTTAATTCTGTTTTTATTTCTTTTATGTTTTCATATAAAGCTTTATTATCCTCTTTTCTTTGCTGTTCTAAGTTTTGCCATAACTCCTGTAAATCCTATTTTAAAAAAACATACTAATTCTTCATTTACTTGATAAGTAATCCTAAAGCTGTTCTCACTATTTCTAACCCCAGTCCTGTTCCTGCTACTTCTTTGCTTGCAAATTCTGCCATATAAACTACCTCCTTGCTCTTGATAGTTATATTTTATCTTTTCAAAAAAATAAATCTAAAAACAATATCTGATAATATTCTTTATTCAGTTTTTCTCATTTGTAATATTCTCTAATTCTTTGTATTTTACATAAAAAATATTGACAATTTTTGATAATATTGATAAACTTTCTATGTACCTCATAGTCCAAGTATAAAAAACCAACTTATTCTTATTCTATAAAAAAGAGGGATATAACTGGTATAATCTCTCTGCTTTTTATTTTGAAAAAGTTAAACTTATGTTATAATAACTTATATTAATATTTGGGGGGATTTTATGAAAAAAATATTTTTGGTTATCTTGGGAAGTTTTATACTGTTATCAACTGTAACATTTGGATGTCCAGATAAAAAACTTCACAACACTGTAACAGAGTATTTGGGTCTAAGTAAGGCTGTTCATGTAGAAGGAAAAAGAATGTTCATATCAAGTGATGCTCTTGCAAGAGAAGCAATGGATTCAAGTGAAGGCGATGTAAAAGAAGCAGAGAAAATTGTCAAAGCAATACTTAACCATTTGTATGCATATTCAAAATCTCACGATTTAGAAATAATAGCACTAAATGAAATAAAAGGATGGAATAAATAAAAAGGAGCTTCCACTATAAGCTCCTTTTTGCTATCTATATTATAAAACATCTTGGGGAAGAGATTTTATATTATGTATATTCACAATTATTTTAATATTCCTTTTTTATTTTTTAATTAATAAAAAAAGCACCAATGGGCAAAGTGTGAGGTTATTTTCTATCTAACCATTTACAGATAATACTAGCTAGTACATCGGCAACGACCTGTAAGGCAAGTTCTTTTAGAAAACTCATTCAGCACCTCCATTGTTAAAATAGGATTACTGTATATCAAGACTCTGACCTCTTGCTATACATGAAATAAGCACCCACAAAGTGAGTGCCTATGTCATTCAGAGTTTTTTATATCCTATTTTAACAACGTAAGTCAATGGGTTGTTGCTGTAACTTATTATAATATCTTAGCTACTTATTTGTCAATTTAATGTGTACTTTGTATATGGATTTATGTGCTTTATACACAGATAAGAATAATGGGATAAATTTATATTTTTTTAGTAGGAATCCCATTATATTTTCTTTTCAAAGCTTTTATAAATCAAAGTTTGTTAGTAGAAAAAATAGTGGGAGAATTAACAGGAATTATCACAAGAGTACTACTAAAAACGACCTCATAAAATTGATTTTAAAGGACTTTTAAAGGGTAAGCCTATAATAAAATTATGCCTGTATTTTAAATCATTTTTTATTAAATTATTGACTTAGACTTAATTGAATGATATAAGTATAATAAATAAAGAGGACATATATTAATCCTCTTTATTATTTTTCTAGGTGTAAGTACACATAGTTCCCACTTAGGCACCATTCAATCCCTCACTTTTTATAGTAGATGATTGAAAATAAATATATATGTTAACAATACCTCTAGATCAAATGATCTGAGGC
Above is a window of Fusobacterium varium DNA encoding:
- a CDS encoding F420-0--gamma-glutamyl ligase, producing MSDISKILLEKSKKRRTYRQFLEEPVDIDIIKDCIMTAATAPSGADKQPWHFSIIIDPVMKEKIREESEKIEKEFYDSKITKEWQEDLNKLTLTWKKPFLTQAPCLIVIFKEFYKENSDGTLDKNYYVNESIGISIGFLINALHNAGYASLTYTPAPMMFLRDLLKRPSGETPVMILVVGKPDPSYSLPLLTKKTFEEIAEII
- a CDS encoding MORN repeat variant → MKNKLAAVFLTIFLFGCGGPKEVDISKKQEKNGIVYVENEKKPFTGKIISKYENGQMKMDSQYKDGKLEGIVREYYKDGQIQNEWNYKDNHLDGEQKKYYENGQLSSEKYFKDNKPDGVFKEYYEDGKIKSETEYKKGKKDGLYKLYIENGNLKYEANFKNGKIDGLFKEYHENGNISIEANIKNEKKEGLYKKYYENGNLNIEANMEENKIRGEYKVYYENGQLYSETKYKDGKQEGIYKQYYNNGQLNIETSYKDGKKNGSYKSYYMTGEIADESHYKDGKLEGSHKEYYKNGQLMFEKNYKNGKAEGVVIFYTSDGKEEKKVRYKNDEIIKVIK
- the rluD_2 gene encoding Ribosomal large subunit pseudouridine synthase D, with protein sequence MIKKSKKNTVFKVEEKNELMNFLIEKMPEKSRTSIKSLLTKRKVFVGNDVVSQYNHPLLPGQTVTVDWGKVTIETVMKGVSVIYEDDDILVVEKENGILSIATNNEREKTAYNILKDYLKNKDPKNKIFVVHRLDRDTSGIMIFAKTEKAQDILQTTWNDSVKERTYIALVEGTVQKEKDTIISYLQENRAFITYSSQNPKDGKKAISHYKVLKKNKNYSLLEVNIETGRKNQIRVHMQDIGHSVVGDKKYGSGKSPINRLGLHANTIVFVHPITKKVLHFSSKIPSVFTKIFN
- the pla gene encoding Coagulase/fibrinolysin precursor — encoded protein: MLKKEVLILFTCISTGVFAQSNNTLNFSLGTVNGKAGEYVYVPETGEKVSYLDWKIKNIPVFIVDYTHIQGNTEFQIGLKKNFGSNSSGRMKDYDWYSSDDAEDGATPNDYGKLSNFSDNKNYVDNLFMFDTNIRYWFNHSENLKSGPILGFKYDYFKFYAKGGDQYNYSLDGSVDIMKDDYSKKSIKYSQKFFTPYIGYGVSYTYEKLVLGFEVKGSLYGKAKAKDRHLERGPMEDKEKYKNMKNLGIKFVAKYPITPSIDINGTVEYSKYFHKKKSTTDFITEDGEKINGIKNLSGIKNSNYVVSLGLTYKF